In Anas platyrhynchos isolate ZD024472 breed Pekin duck chromosome 24, IASCAAS_PekinDuck_T2T, whole genome shotgun sequence, the following are encoded in one genomic region:
- the TAF12 gene encoding transcription initiation factor TFIID subunit 12 isoform X1, producing MNQFGPSTLINLSNFSSIKPEPASTPPQSSMANSTTVAKMPGTPSGGGRLSPESNQVLTKKKLQDLVREVDPNEQLDEDVEEMLLQIADDFIESVVTAACQLARHRKSNTLEVKDVQLHLERQWNMWIPGFGSEEIRPYKKACTTEAHKQRMALIRKTTKK from the exons ATGAACCAGTTTGGCCCTTCTACCTTGATCAACCTCTCCAACTTCTCCTCGATAAAGCCAGAACCGGCCAGCACCCCCCCGCAGAGCTCCATGGCCAACAGCACCACCGTGGCCAAGATGCCCGGGACGCCCAGCGGAGGAGGGCGGCTCAGTCCCGAAAGCAACCAG GTTTTAACCAAGAAGAAGCTGCAGGACCTGGTGCGTGAGGTGGACCCAAACGAGCAGCTGGATGAAGATGTGGAGGAA ATGCTGTTGCAGATCGCCGACGATTTCATAGAGAGCGTGGTGACGGCTGCCTGCCAGCTCGCGCGGCATCGCAAGTCCAACACCCTGGAGGTGAAGGACGTCCAGTTGCACCTCG AGCGTCAGTGGAACATGTGGATCCCAGGCTTTGGTTCTGAAGAAATCAGACCCTACAAAAAAGCCTGCACTACAGAAGCTCACAAACAG
- the TAF12 gene encoding transcription initiation factor TFIID subunit 12 isoform X2, whose amino-acid sequence MASPLAGPTAVADVIKDVDTQIALIGSGPHNPKKKQDLDKLYDLKAKAQQIMNQFGPSTLINLSNFSSIKPEPASTPPQSSMANSTTVAKMPGTPSGGGRLSPESNQVLTKKKLQDLVREVDPNEQLDEDVEEMLLQIADDFIESVVTAACQLARHRKSNTLEVKDVQLHLERQWNMWIPGFGSEEIRPYKKACTTEAHKQRMALIRKTTKK is encoded by the exons ATGGCCTCTCCGTTGGCTGGGCCCACAGCAGTGGCGGATGTAATAAAAGATGTAGACACGCAGATAGCT TTGATTGGTTCGGGTCCCCACAACCCCAAGAAGAAGcaggacctggacaagctttaCGACCTAAAAGCTAAAGCCCAGCAGATTATGAACCAGTTTGGCCCTTCTACCTTGATCAACCTCTCCAACTTCTCCTCGATAAAGCCAGAACCGGCCAGCACCCCCCCGCAGAGCTCCATGGCCAACAGCACCACCGTGGCCAAGATGCCCGGGACGCCCAGCGGAGGAGGGCGGCTCAGTCCCGAAAGCAACCAG GTTTTAACCAAGAAGAAGCTGCAGGACCTGGTGCGTGAGGTGGACCCAAACGAGCAGCTGGATGAAGATGTGGAGGAA ATGCTGTTGCAGATCGCCGACGATTTCATAGAGAGCGTGGTGACGGCTGCCTGCCAGCTCGCGCGGCATCGCAAGTCCAACACCCTGGAGGTGAAGGACGTCCAGTTGCACCTCG AGCGTCAGTGGAACATGTGGATCCCAGGCTTTGGTTCTGAAGAAATCAGACCCTACAAAAAAGCCTGCACTACAGAAGCTCACAAACAG
- the LOC106019795 gene encoding discoidin, CUB and LCCL domain-containing protein 1 isoform X2, producing the protein MRAGGGGGGGGGGALGLALELLRRCLLLGPLGLRPAGGQDGDGCGHTVLAARSGTLSSRNYPGTYPNHTECRWQLRAPPDTSLILVFGDLDLEPSERCARSSLLLTDPDSGATYGPYCRDSGPAASPLVTNWSSVTVLFSSSSHRSGRGLLLSYASSQHPDVVSCLKRGTHLAQEHTSVYCPAGCKDIEGDIWGNAHQGYRDTSVLCKAAVHAGVIADETGGQVTLSQEKGITLYESAFANGLHSKRGSLSEKRLLFHRACGDALEVAAFNASSWWQEVDALGQERGWVAERAALGTPGPSWAAEPGAEAAWLELDLGTRRNITGIVTKGSEMYDCYVTSYSVSSSRDGRNWRPYRGSGGQEDKVFEGNVDSRGEVSNAFIPPIVTRYLRVTPHSWHQRIAMKVALLGCPTVRVRAPRPYAPSDPQEVPLPVPTSRSPGRTPVPGVALDPEKAGYPKLESSQVCSLGSLPPPGSTPPSFPAAAALGDLSQPHSPEYAEPDLVQVNPSSQPGPSTFKPPPDEGYTLPLVVSHYAVPGQYHEYAEPLPPEPEYATPFGDPEPHGTRCGMAGLPAALSRAGCPESPLARYDAPTLPGEPQGLSGVNAAPRGELPPVPHGDSASPEHPYSHVYHEAW; encoded by the exons atgcgggcgggcggcggcggcggcggcggcggggggggggcgctggggcTGGCGCTGGAGCTGCTCCGCCGCTGCCTCCTGCTGGGACCGCTCGGGCTGCGGCCGGCCGGGGGCCAGGACG GGGACGGCTGCGGCCACACGGTGCTGGCGGCGCGCAGCGGGACGCTGAGCTCCAGGAACTACCCGGGCACCTACCCCAACCACACGGAGTGTCGCTGGCAGCTGCGTGCCCCCCCCGACACCTCCCTCATCCTCGTTTTCGGGGACCTCGACCTGGAGCCCTCGGAGCGCTGCgcccgcagctccctgctgctcacCGACCCCGACAGCGGGGCCACCTACG GGCCCTACTGCAGGGACTCCGGCCCCGCTGCCTCGCCCCTGGTGACCAACTGGAGCTCTGTGACCGTcctgttcagcagcagcagccaccgcTCGGGCCGAGGCCTCCTCCTGTCCTACGCCAGCTCGCAGCACCCAG ACGTGGTCTCCTGCTTGAAGAGAGGCACCCACCTGGCCCAGGAGCACACCAG CGTGTACTGCCCTGCCGGCTGCAAGGACATCGAGGGGGACATCTGGGGCAATGCCCACCAGGGCTACCGGGAC ACCTCGGTGCTGTGCAAGGCGGCCGTGCACGCCGGGGTGATCGCGGACGAGACAGGCGGGCAGGTCACCCTGTCCCAGGAGAAGGGGATCACGCTCTACGAGTCCGCCTTCGCCAACGGGCTCCACTCCAAAAG GGGTTCCCTCTCGGAGAAGCGTCTCCTGTTCCACAGAG CCTGCGGCGATGCCCTGGAGGTGGCCGCTTTCAACGCCTCGTCCTGGTGGCAGGAGGTGGACGCGCTGGggcaggagcggggctgggTGGCTGAGCGGGCGGCCCTGGGCACCCCCGGCCCCTCCTGGGCAGCTGAACCCGGTGCCGAGGCCGCCTGGCTGGAGCTGGACCTGGGCACCCGCAGGAACATCACAG GGATCGTCACGAAGGGCTCCGAGATGTACGACTGCTACGTGACATCCTACAGCGTGTCCTCCAGCCGCGACGGGAGGAACTGGAGACCCTACAGGGGCAGCGGGGGCCAGGAGGACAAG GTGTTTGAAGGCAACGTGGACAGCCGCGGGGAGGTCTCCAACGCCTTCATCCCCCCGATCGTGACCCGCTACCTGCGTGTCACACCCCACAGCTGGCACCAGCGCATCGCCAtgaaggtggccctgctgggctgCCCCACGGTGCGGGTCCGCGCCCCACGGCCCTATG CGCCCAGTGACCCCCAGGAGGTCccgctccccgtccccaccaGCCGCTCGCCTGGCCGCACGCCCGTCCCCGGTGTCGCCCTGGACCCCGAGAAGGCCG GGTACCCCAAGCTGGAGTCGAGCCAGGTgtgctccctggggagcctgcccccccccggctccacGCCGCCCTCCTTCCCCGCAGCGGCCGCGCTGGGAGACCTGAGCCAGCCCCATTCGCCAG AGTACGCCGAGCCCGACCTGGTGCAGGTGAACCCCAGCAGCCAGCCGGGGCCCTCCACCTTCAAACCACCCCCGGACGAGGGCTACACCCTGCCGCTGGTCGTCAGCCACTACGCCGTGCCGGGCCAGTACCACGAGTACGCCGAGCCGCTGCCGCCCGAGCCGGAATACGCCACGCCGTTCGGTGACCCCGAGCCCCACGGCACCCGCTGCGGCATGGCAGGGCTCCCCGCTGCCCTGAGCCGCGCCGGCTGCCCAGAATCCCCCCTGGCACGGTACGATGCGCCCACCCTGCCCGGGGAGCCGCAGGGACTCAGCGGGGTCAATGCAGCCCCCCGAGGGGAGCTGCCCCCCGTCCCCCATGGGGACAGCGCCTCGCCGGAGCATCCCTACTCGCACGTGTACCACGAGGCCTGGTGA
- the YTHDF2 gene encoding YTH domain-containing family protein 2: MSASSLLEQRPKGQGNKVQNGSVHQKDGLNDDDFEPYLSPQARPNNAYTAMSDSYLPNYYSPSIGFSYSLGEAAWSTGGDPPMPYLTSYGQLSNGEPHFLPDAMFGQPGALGSTPFLGQHGFNFFPSGIDFSAWGNNSSQGQSTQSSGYSSNYAYAPSSLGGAMIDGQSAFASETLNKAPGMNAIDQGMAALKLGSTDVASNVPKVVGSAVGSGSMASNIVASSSLPPATIAPPKPASWADIASKPAKQQPKLKTKNGLAGSSLPPPPIKHNMDIGTWDNKGPVAKAPSQALVPTIAQQPPQASPQPVGQQMSGSPPVVAQASAGQQQQQPQPLPPPQPTPLAVPQQGAQPARWVAPRNRGTGFGQNGADGGGGGGGGAGQAQAGSGSAPLEPHPVLEKLRSINNYNPKDFDWNPKHGRVFIIKSYSEDDIHRSIKYNIWCSTEHGNKRLDAAYRSMNGKGPVYLLFSVNGSGHFCGVAEMKSAVDYNTCAGVWSQDKWKGRFDVRWIFVKDVPNSQLRHIRLENNENKPVTNSRDTQEVPLEKAKQVLKIIATYKHTTSIFDDFSHYEKRQEEEENVKKERQGRVK; encoded by the exons ATGTcggccagcagcctcctggagCAG AGACCCAAAGGGCAGGGGAATAAAG TGCAAAACGGCTCCGTGCACCAGAAGGATGGCTTAAACGATGACGACTTTGAGCCCTACTTGAGCCCCCAGGCCAGGCCG aacaATGCCTACACTGCGATGTCCGATTCCTACCTGCCCAACTACTACAGCCCCTCCATCGGCTTCTCCTACTCCCTGGGCGAGGCTGCCTGGTCCACGGGGGGCGACCCCCCCATGCCCTACCTGACCTCGTACGGACAGCTGAGCAACGGGGAGCCCCATTTCCTCCCCGATGCCATGTTCGGGCAGCCGGGGGCCCTGGGCAGCACCCCGTTCCTGGGGCAGCACGGCTTTAACTTCTTCCCCAGCGGGATCGACTTCTCGGCTTGGGGCAACAACAGTTCTCAGGGACAATCCACTCAGAGCTCCGGCTACAGCAGCAACTACGCCTACGCCCCCAGCTCGCTGGGGGGAGCCATGATCGACGGGCAGTCCGCCTTCGCCAGCGAGACCCTGAACAAGGCTCCGGGCATGAACGCCATCGACCAGGGCATGGCCGCCCTCAAGCTGGGCAGCACGGACGTGGCGAGCAACGTCCCCAAAGTGGTCGGCTCGGCCGTCGGCAGCGGCTCCATGGCCAGTAACATCGTGGCCTCCAGCAGCTTGCCCCCGGCCACCATCGCTCCCCCGAAACCCGCGTCCTGGGCCGACATCGCCAGCAAACCGGCCAAGCAGCAGCCCAAGCTGAAGACCAAGAACGGCCTGGCGGGCTCCAgcctcccgccgccccccaTCAAACACAACATGGATATCGGGACTTGGGACAACAAAGGGCCGGTGGCCAAAGCCCCCTCGCAGGCTCTGGTCCCCACCATCGctcagcagcccccccaggcgTCCCCCCAGCCCGTGGGGCAGCAGATGAGCGGCAGCCCGCCGGTGGTGGCGCAGGCTTCggccgggcagcagcagcagcagccccagccgcTGCCCCCGCCGCAGCCCACCCCGCTGGCCGTGCCGCAGCAGGGGGCGCAGCCCGCCCGCTGGGTGGCCCCCCGCAACCGCGGCACCGGCTTCGGCCAAAACGGGGCggacggcggcggcggaggtggcggaggagcgGGGCAGGCTCAGGCCGGCTCCGGGTCCGCCCCGTTGGAGCCTCACCCGGTCCTGGAGAAGCTGAGGTCCATCAACAACTACAACCCCAAGGATTTCGACTGGAACCCCAAGCACGGGCGGGTGTTCATCATCAAGAGTTACTCCGAGGACGATATCCACCGGTCCATCAAATACAACATCTGGTGCAGCACGGAGCATGGCAACAAGAGACTGGATGCCGCCTACCGCTCCATGAACGGGAAGGGCCCCGTTTACTTACTGTTCAGCGTCAACGGGAGCGGTCACTTCTGCGGGGTAGCAGAGATGAAATCCGCTGTGGACTACAACACGTGCGCGGGGGTGTGGTCCCAGGACAAGTGGAAGGGACGTTTTGATGTCAGGTGGATTTTTGTGAAGGACGTTCCCAACAGCCAGCTGCGGCACATCCGCCTAGAGAACAACGAGAATAAACCAGTGACCAACTCCAGGGACACTCAGGAGGTGCCTCTGGAAAAGGCTAAGCAGGTGTTGAAAATCATTGCCACCTACAAGCACACCACCTCCATCTTCGATGACTTCTCACACTATGAGAAAcgccaggaggaggaggaaaatgtcAAAAAG
- the LOC106019795 gene encoding discoidin, CUB and LCCL domain-containing protein 1 isoform X1, translated as MRAGGGGGGGGGGALGLALELLRRCLLLGPLGLRPAGGQDGDGCGHTVLAARSGTLSSRNYPGTYPNHTECRWQLRAPPDTSLILVFGDLDLEPSERCARSSLLLTDPDSGATYGPYCRDSGPAASPLVTNWSSVTVLFSSSSHRSGRGLLLSYASSQHPDVVSCLKRGTHLAQEHTSVYCPAGCKDIEGDIWGNAHQGYRDTSVLCKAAVHAGVIADETGGQVTLSQEKGITLYESAFANGLHSKRGSLSEKRLLFHRACGDALEVAAFNASSWWQEVDALGQERGWVAERAALGTPGPSWAAEPGAEAAWLELDLGTRRNITGIVTKGSEMYDCYVTSYSVSSSRDGRNWRPYRGSGGQEDKVFEGNVDSRGEVSNAFIPPIVTRYLRVTPHSWHQRIAMKVALLGCPTVRVRAPRPYAPSDPQEVPLPVPTSRSPGRTPVPGVALDPEKADPTLLVLLLVGGFVLGSSLLLLAFLCRRRRKPAAELNCGIVKGYPKLESSQVCSLGSLPPPGSTPPSFPAAAALGDLSQPHSPEYAEPDLVQVNPSSQPGPSTFKPPPDEGYTLPLVVSHYAVPGQYHEYAEPLPPEPEYATPFGDPEPHGTRCGMAGLPAALSRAGCPESPLARYDAPTLPGEPQGLSGVNAAPRGELPPVPHGDSASPEHPYSHVYHEAW; from the exons atgcgggcgggcggcggcggcggcggcggcggggggggggcgctggggcTGGCGCTGGAGCTGCTCCGCCGCTGCCTCCTGCTGGGACCGCTCGGGCTGCGGCCGGCCGGGGGCCAGGACG GGGACGGCTGCGGCCACACGGTGCTGGCGGCGCGCAGCGGGACGCTGAGCTCCAGGAACTACCCGGGCACCTACCCCAACCACACGGAGTGTCGCTGGCAGCTGCGTGCCCCCCCCGACACCTCCCTCATCCTCGTTTTCGGGGACCTCGACCTGGAGCCCTCGGAGCGCTGCgcccgcagctccctgctgctcacCGACCCCGACAGCGGGGCCACCTACG GGCCCTACTGCAGGGACTCCGGCCCCGCTGCCTCGCCCCTGGTGACCAACTGGAGCTCTGTGACCGTcctgttcagcagcagcagccaccgcTCGGGCCGAGGCCTCCTCCTGTCCTACGCCAGCTCGCAGCACCCAG ACGTGGTCTCCTGCTTGAAGAGAGGCACCCACCTGGCCCAGGAGCACACCAG CGTGTACTGCCCTGCCGGCTGCAAGGACATCGAGGGGGACATCTGGGGCAATGCCCACCAGGGCTACCGGGAC ACCTCGGTGCTGTGCAAGGCGGCCGTGCACGCCGGGGTGATCGCGGACGAGACAGGCGGGCAGGTCACCCTGTCCCAGGAGAAGGGGATCACGCTCTACGAGTCCGCCTTCGCCAACGGGCTCCACTCCAAAAG GGGTTCCCTCTCGGAGAAGCGTCTCCTGTTCCACAGAG CCTGCGGCGATGCCCTGGAGGTGGCCGCTTTCAACGCCTCGTCCTGGTGGCAGGAGGTGGACGCGCTGGggcaggagcggggctgggTGGCTGAGCGGGCGGCCCTGGGCACCCCCGGCCCCTCCTGGGCAGCTGAACCCGGTGCCGAGGCCGCCTGGCTGGAGCTGGACCTGGGCACCCGCAGGAACATCACAG GGATCGTCACGAAGGGCTCCGAGATGTACGACTGCTACGTGACATCCTACAGCGTGTCCTCCAGCCGCGACGGGAGGAACTGGAGACCCTACAGGGGCAGCGGGGGCCAGGAGGACAAG GTGTTTGAAGGCAACGTGGACAGCCGCGGGGAGGTCTCCAACGCCTTCATCCCCCCGATCGTGACCCGCTACCTGCGTGTCACACCCCACAGCTGGCACCAGCGCATCGCCAtgaaggtggccctgctgggctgCCCCACGGTGCGGGTCCGCGCCCCACGGCCCTATG CGCCCAGTGACCCCCAGGAGGTCccgctccccgtccccaccaGCCGCTCGCCTGGCCGCACGCCCGTCCCCGGTGTCGCCCTGGACCCCGAGAAGGCCG ACCCCacactgctggtgctgctgctcgtCGGCGGCTTCGTGCTTGgctccagcctcctgctgctggccttcctcTGccgcaggaggag GAAGCCAGCGGCTGAGCTGAACTGTGGGATCGTGAAAG GGTACCCCAAGCTGGAGTCGAGCCAGGTgtgctccctggggagcctgcccccccccggctccacGCCGCCCTCCTTCCCCGCAGCGGCCGCGCTGGGAGACCTGAGCCAGCCCCATTCGCCAG AGTACGCCGAGCCCGACCTGGTGCAGGTGAACCCCAGCAGCCAGCCGGGGCCCTCCACCTTCAAACCACCCCCGGACGAGGGCTACACCCTGCCGCTGGTCGTCAGCCACTACGCCGTGCCGGGCCAGTACCACGAGTACGCCGAGCCGCTGCCGCCCGAGCCGGAATACGCCACGCCGTTCGGTGACCCCGAGCCCCACGGCACCCGCTGCGGCATGGCAGGGCTCCCCGCTGCCCTGAGCCGCGCCGGCTGCCCAGAATCCCCCCTGGCACGGTACGATGCGCCCACCCTGCCCGGGGAGCCGCAGGGACTCAGCGGGGTCAATGCAGCCCCCCGAGGGGAGCTGCCCCCCGTCCCCCATGGGGACAGCGCCTCGCCGGAGCATCCCTACTCGCACGTGTACCACGAGGCCTGGTGA
- the GMEB1 gene encoding glucocorticoid modulatory element-binding protein 1 — protein MANAEVSVPVGDVVVVPSDGNEGENPEDTKTQVILQLQPVQQGIYQEGSEASAAVVAVETHTIHKLEEGLDPSTIETNEEIEIAYPITCGESKAILLWKKFVCPGINVKCVKFNDQLISPKHFVHLAGKSTLKDWKRAIRLGGIMLRKMMDSGQIDFYQHDKVCTNTCRSTKFDLLISSARAPVPGQQSVVQTPTSADGSITQIALSEESMEEGIEWNSALTAAVTMATEEGMKKDTDEISEDTLMFWKGIADVGLMEEVVCNIQKEIEEVLRGVQQRLGQSPFQMTDAAVLNNVAHTFGLMDTVKKVLDNRKNQTEQGEEQFLYALADLERQLEEQKKLAKDQKAKSQTIQNVVLMPVSAPKPPKRPRLQRPASATVLSPSTPIQQPQFTVISPIAIAPVGQQFSVGNIPVATISQGSSPVTVHTLPSGSQLFRYATVVSSSKTSSSDTVTLHPSSSLALLSSAAMQDSGALANVAAVVNPVELVAMESGLTSTIQAVEGTSDDGQTIIEIDPAPDPEADADEAEGKAVILETELRTEEKVVGDVEDHQHQVHNVEIVVLED, from the exons ATGGCGAACGCCGAGGTGAGCGTCCCTGTGGGCGATGTGGTGGTTGTACCAAGTGACGGCAACGAAGGGGAGAACCCGGAGGATACCAAGACCCAAGTgatcctgcagctccagcccgtgCAGCAGGG GATTTACCAAGAGGGCTCGGAGGCCAGCGCCGCCGTGGTGGCCGTCGAAACGCACACCATCCACAAGCTGGAAGAAGGGCTCG ACCCCAGCACCATTGAAACAAACGAGGAAATCGAGATTGCCTACCCCATCACCTGCGGGGAGAGCAAAGCCATCCTGCTCTGGAAGAAGTTCGTCTGTCCGGGAATTAATGTCAAGTGTGTGAAG TTCAATGACCAGCTGATCAGCCCCAAGCATTTTGTTCACCTGGCTGGGAAGTCAACCCTAAAGGACTGGAAGAGAGCCATTCGCCTCGGAGGAATCATGCTGAG GAAGATGATGGACTCGGGGCAAATCGACTTCTACCAGCACGACAAGGTTTGCACCAACACGTGCCGGAGCACCAAGTTCGACCTGCTGATCAGCAGCGCCCGGGCACCAGTACCAGGCCAGCAGAGCGTGGTGCAGACCCCCACCTCCGCTGACG GGAGCATCACCCAGATCGCGCTGTCGGAGGAGAGCATGGAGGAGGGGATCGAGTGGAACTCGGCGCTGACAGCCGCCGTCACCATGGCCACTGAGGAAGGCATGAAAAAGGACACAGACGAGATCTCGG AGGACACGCTGATGTTCTGGAAGGGAATCGCTGACGTGGGGCTGATGGAGGAGGTTGTGTGCAACATCCAGAAGGAGATCGAAGAAGTGCTGAGAGGCGTCCAGCAGAGGCTGGGCCAGTCTCCCTTCCAGATGACAG ATGCCGCAGTCTTGAACAACGTTGCTCACACATTTGGCCTGATGGACACAGTCAAGAAGGTTCTGGACAACAGGAAAAACCAGACAGAGCAAGGAGAAGAGCAGTTCCTTTACGCGCTGGCAG ACCTGGAgcggcagctggaggagcagaagaAGCTCGCCAAGGACCAGAAGGCGAAGTCCCAAACCATCCAGAACGTGGTGCTGATGCCCGTCAGCGCCCCCAAACCTCCCAAAAGACCCCGGCTGCAGCGCCCGGCCTCCGCCACCGTCCTCAGCCCCTCCACCCCCATCCAGCAGCCTCAGTTCACCGTCATCTCGCCCATCGCCATCGCGCCCGTGGGGCAGCAGTTCTCCGTGGGCAACATCCCGGTGGCCACCATCAGCCAAGGCTCCAGCCCGGTGACTGTCCACACTTTGCCCTCCGGCTCCCAGCTCTTCCGCTACGCCACCGTGGTGTCCTCCTCCAAGACCAGCTCCTCCGACACGGTGACCCTCCACCCGTCCTCCAGCCTGGCGCTGCTCAGCTCGGCGGCCATGCAGGACAGCGGCGCCTTGGCCAACGTGGCGGCGGTGGTGAACCCCGTGGAGCTGGTGGCCATGGAGTCGGGCCTCACCTCCACCATCCAGGCCGTGGAGGGCACCTCGGACGACGGGCAGACCATCATCGAGATCGACCCGGCGCCAGACCCCGAGGCGGACGCGGACGAGGCGGAGGGCAAGGCGGTGATCCTGGAGACGGAGCTGAGGACTGAGGAGAAGGTGGTGGGGGACGTGGAGGACCACCAGCACCAGGTCCATAACGTGGAGATTGTGGTCCTGGAGGACTAG